The following proteins are co-located in the Hydractinia symbiolongicarpus strain clone_291-10 chromosome 7, HSymV2.1, whole genome shotgun sequence genome:
- the LOC130649068 gene encoding uncharacterized protein LOC130649068 gives MVKDPTEFENWKKKRRTTFLSFCLLTCCLGSEYSVIIPSLWFYVTDITKSAHSKVYYGFTLSIYYISAIIGSFVITKYVDKTRNIRKTILTLISCEIIGNVLYSIPFSPLFLLCGRFIQGLGDVNMSIMTAEIARSYTEKEVTSKIAVIVACFSTTFVMAPGLNIVFKLIDVNIKGFRVYYGNLPGLFMVVMFVFAWLIEYAFAYDLSKEFDLKQNKTSLDRLSDSDSETNILLRNERDYYDGQLKEQNFQQIETHPFSLLSYFDFNFLVWLGFFMSFSMVGLMDVSMPILAAEDFHFTSQTTGMLFLLTGTVFIIVLAIVKYLSKHIAEYYLLHVGLGVFVASIVLFLLVNMAKRLNFNVGIAVFCSYVVILGTCSCVEQVILRSLLCKLIPSSCQTLAEGLRRSASSFACITSSLLFPFLLNYIEVVCYVTLVLVVAACILLRYRKNSLLNPKIFSVN, from the coding sequence ATGGTTAAAGATCCAACAGAGTTTGAAAACtggaagaagaaaagaagaacgacatttctttctttctgtTTGTTAACATGTTGTTTGGGTTCCGAGTATTCCGTTATTATACCTAGCTTGTGGTTTTACGTAACAGACATCACCAAAAGTGCGCATTCAAAAGTTTATTATGGTTTTACCTTATCTATTTATTATATCTCCGCCATTATTGGAAGTTTTGTTATCACGAAATATGTTGATAAAACGCGGAACATACGGAAGACCATTCTGACATTAATTAGTTGCGAAATTATTGGCAATGTTTTATATTCGATTCCATTTTCTCCGTTATTTCTTCTGTGTGGCAGGTTTATTCAAGGTTTGGGAGACGTGAATATGTCAATCATGACAGCAGAAATTGCGCGAAGTTACACCGAAAAGGAAGTGACATCTAAAATAGCCGTCATAGTAGCTTGCTTCTCCACTACTTTTGTCATGGCTCCAGGTCTAAACATTGTATTCAAACTTATTGACGTAAACATCAAAGGTTTTCGTGTTTATTATGGCAATCTACCTGGTTTGTTTATGGTTGTCATGTTCGTGTTTGCATGGTTGATTGAATACGCATTCGCATATGATTTATCGAAAGAATTTGATTTGAAGCAAAATAAAACTTCATTGGACAGACTCAGTGACAGTGACAGCGAAACAAATATCCTTTTAAGAAATGAAAGAGATTATTATGATGGGCAGCTTAAGgaacaaaattttcaacaaaTTGAAACTCATCCATTTTCCCTGCTCAGCTATTTTGATTTCAACTTCTTAGTCTGGTTGGGATTCTTTATGTCATTCAGCATGGTAGGTTTGATGGATGTCAGCATGCCGATTCTGGCTGCGGAGGACTTCCATTTCACGTCTCAAACTACAGGAATGCTCTTTCTACTCACTGGAACTGTATTCATTATAGTCTTAGCAATCGTAAAATATCTGTCAAAACATATCGCCGAGTACTATTTGTTACATGTTGGTTTAGGAGTGTTCGTGGCGTCCATAGTCTTATTTCTTTTAGTAAATATGGCAAAAAGGTTGAATTTTAATGTTGGAATAGCTGTGTTCTGTTCTTACGTTGTGATTCTTGGGACATGTTCGTGTGTCGAGCAAGTAATTCTACGATCATTATTATGTAAGCTGATTCCTTCATCGTGTCAGACGTTAGCAGAAGGCTTGCGAAGATCTGCAAGTTCGTTCGCCTGCATCACATCCAGTTTACTTTTCCCTTTCTTGTTAAATTATATTGAAGTTGTTTGTTACGTAACATTGGTGTTGGTTGTTGCAGCATGCATCTTATTAAGATATCGAAAAAACAGTTTGCTTAACCCCAAAATATTTTCTGTGAATTAA